ATTCCCGGAGGGACCGAGCGCGCCGACTGGTGTAACTCTGTGAGGTCAAAGCGCGCGAGCTTGCGAGCACTGCACTTCTCGGGATCGTCGTCTCCCTCGTACCGGACGTGAATCTCCACGCCTGTACTCGTCGCGCCACCGATAAAAGCCGACCGACCAGCGCGCTCTTGTGACCACCGCGCGTGGTTTCGCCATGGACGAACTCGTCCGTGAGTATTACCGAGCTATCGACGAGCACGATTACGATGCACTTCAGACCGTTCTCGCGCCCGCGTTCATCCACGACCGCCCTGATCGAACGATCGATGGCCGCGATGCCTTCGTTCGATTCATGCGCGATGAACGCCCCGAGACCGACACGACA
The nucleotide sequence above comes from Halocatena marina. Encoded proteins:
- a CDS encoding nuclear transport factor 2 family protein, whose translation is MDELVREYYRAIDEHDYDALQTVLAPAFIHDRPDRTIDGRDAFVRFMRDERPETDTTHDIVDLFRKEQAIAVRGTLNRANGETWIEFVDVFSVENGVIASLKTYSRSTQE